TCAGGATTTAGCGTCCAGCCGCTGGCTAACATCAATGGCAGCATGGGCGTTGATGATGCAGCGTTCTTCTTCGGTGAAGAGAATAACTGGCAGGTTAAAGTGGGCCGTTTCGAAGCTTTTGACATGTTCCCACTCAATCAGGATACCTTCATTGAGTATTCAGGTAATACGGCCAATGACCTGTATGCCGATGGTTATGGCTACATCTATATGATGAAAGAAGGCCGTGGCCGTAGCGATGGCGGCAACTTCAATCTGAGCAAAAACTTTGGCAACGTCTATCTGGAACTGAATACGCTGATCGAAGATGGCAGCTCGCTGTTTGCTGACAAGAATTATCATGGCAATAACCTGACCAATGACAAAAACTCCGTCTACCTGCGCCCTGTTGTAGCCTGGAAAGGCGATGCCTTCTCTGCCGCTGTGGCAATGGAAAGCAACGTTATCAACAACGCTTACTATTACGAAAATGCACTGGGTGAAAAAGTCGACCAGTCCAGGCGTAATGGCTATGGTCTGACCATGACATGGAATGGTCAGAAAGCAGATGCTGAAAACGGCGTGGTTGCTAACTTCAGCACCGCCTTCCTGGATGCACAGGATGAGAAGGACTTCTCAATCGGCGGCAACATTCTCTGGAAACGTGTGGAGCTTGGCTATATCTTCGCGCATAACAAAATTGAGAAATTCAACGATATCGGCTTTATGCAGAATGATAACGGTGATTATGCCTTCAACGGTACTGGCACCTATAACATTCACACCCTCCACACTTCATATCTGATCCCGAACATCATGGATATGCAGAACTTCAATCTGTATCTGGGCGCTTATGCTTCCATGCTGGATGCTACTGAAGGTGGTAATGGAGCAAACGGTGTGAGCAGTCATGATAACGATAACGAAACCCGTTATGGGGTTCGTGCGAGATTTAAATATTTCTTCTAAGGTTGAGTGTCTGAACGTTCTTAATATCAGGGCATCCCTTTGGGATGCCTTTTTTGATTGGGGAAAATACACCTGTCAACGTAGCCAGCTCAAAGATAATTTAGCGCAGCTAAATTATATCAACACTCTCAAACCATACTTCTGCACCGTTTAAACACTGGTCTGGTAAAGCGTAAATGTCCATCAGTTCTATATAGAGATCGCTGACTGGCAGACTCTGCAACTGAAGGAAAATGTGTGAAATTTCCCACTCCTGCCAGGGAAATACTCGTAGACCTGGCCCACCAGGTCCTCTTCGGTGAGATCGCATTCGTTAGCAAGGGTATCAATGTTCTCAATACTATCGATCAGAGAAGCGAGCCTTTTCACTTCCAACCCCTGACGGGAGAAATAGTTATCAGGCATGAGAGATGTTCAAAGGTAGGGTATCCACAACAAAACCACTCGCCCGAAATGATAGAGTTATTTACACTACTGACACATAAATTTTATTTGTTATTTTGGTGTATTTATACACAGTACTAAGGACAGCTGAAATGGACGAGCAACAAGCGTTAAGGATTTTGAAAAGCTGGCATCTCATTGAGTTTTTTCAAACCTACAGTGTGGATGAAGAGGAACACAGTATTCAAATTACTGCATCTGAACTGGAGAGGTGCAGCAACTCTTTGCTTCCCTGGCTTAACAAAGCTCAACAAATGCGGGCAGGAATGAAAGATGGCAATGTGCGCTATATCCTTCACCTTGGCCTGTTCCCTAAAAATGAGATCGAGCAGTTA
This genomic window from Erwinia sp. E_sp_B01_1 contains:
- a CDS encoding carbohydrate porin, with translation MKRLAFVALSAVTAVAGINCALASPSYSVEAHLQKLEQRLQQAEMRADKAEKEIRKLRHDDQTLKQSLEQQAPAVDIKQKESANKKAMTLNGFDHLKFYGDVELNMDGASRSGRLTSAKTTANKHWKSDGNERWDINGRILIGLDGYRRNENGQFSGFSVQPLANINGSMGVDDAAFFFGEENNWQVKVGRFEAFDMFPLNQDTFIEYSGNTANDLYADGYGYIYMMKEGRGRSDGGNFNLSKNFGNVYLELNTLIEDGSSLFADKNYHGNNLTNDKNSVYLRPVVAWKGDAFSAAVAMESNVINNAYYYENALGEKVDQSRRNGYGLTMTWNGQKADAENGVVANFSTAFLDAQDEKDFSIGGNILWKRVELGYIFAHNKIEKFNDIGFMQNDNGDYAFNGTGTYNIHTLHTSYLIPNIMDMQNFNLYLGAYASMLDATEGGNGANGVSSHDNDNETRYGVRARFKYFF